The Strigops habroptila isolate Jane chromosome 8, bStrHab1.2.pri, whole genome shotgun sequence genome includes a window with the following:
- the SERPINC1 gene encoding antithrombin-III: MHLFVVCLFSVWGLAAPEHYIVEDICTAKPRDIPVNPICIYRNPEKKPQESEGQEPGKGKLPESTNPRVWELSKANSRFAVVFYKYLADSKDNGENIFMSPLSISTAFAMTKLGACGSTLQQLMEVFQFDTISEKTSDQIHFFFAKLNCRLYKKANKSSELVSANRLFGEKSLVFNETYQNVSEIVYGAKLWPLNFKEKPELSRKIINEWVANKTEKRITEVIPERGIDDLTVLVLVNTIYFKGHWKSQFPAPNTKLDLFHKAHGETCKVPIMYQESKFRHTSLRQDKVQVLELPYKGDDITMVLVLPKAGTPLVEVERHLTSEKLQDWIDSMTEVSLSVYLPRFRVEDSFSVKEKLRKMGLEDLFSPENARLPGIIAEGRTDLYVSEAFHKAFLEVNEEGSEASAATAVTVSGRSFPMNRIIFNANRPFLIFIREAALNTIIFMGRISDPCS, from the exons ATGCATCTTTTCGTGGTGTGTCTCTTCAGTGTCTGGGGTCTGGCTGCCCCTGAGCACTACATCGTGGAAGACATCTGCACTGCAAAGCCACGCGACATCCCAGTGAACCCCATCTGCATCTATCGCAACCCTGAGAAGAAGCCCCAGGAGAGTGAGGGGCAAGAGCCAGGGAAGGGCAAGCTCCCAGAGTCTACTAACCCCCGGGTCTGGGAGCTGTCGAAGGCCAACTCACGCTTTGCTGTTGTCTTCTACAAGTACCTGGCTGACTCCAAGGACAATGGGGAAAACATCTTCATGTCACCCCTCAGCATTTCTACAGCCTTTGCCATGACCAAGCTCGGAGCTTGTGGTAGCACCCTCCAGCAGCTCATGGAA GTTTTCCAATTTGACACCATTTCAGAAAAGACATCCGATCAGATCCACTTCTTCTTTGCCAAGCTGAACTGCCGGCTTTACAAGAAAGCCAACAAATCCTCAGAGCTGGTATCAGCCAACCGCCTCTTCGGGGAGAAATCTTTGGTCTTTAATGAGACCTACCAGAACGTTAGTGAAATAGTTTATGGAGCGAAACTCTGGCCCTTGAACTTCAAA GAGAAGCCAGAACTTTCTAGGAAGATCATTAATGAGTGGGTGGCTAATAAGACAGAGAAGCGCATTACAGAAGTGATCCCAGAAAGAGGTATTGATGATCTCACTGTCTTGGTCCTGGTCAACACCATTTATTTTAAG GGGCACTGGAAATCGCAGTTCCCAGCTCCAAACACAAAACTGGATTTATTTCATAAAGCCCATGGTGAGACCTGCAAAGTCCCGATTATGTACCAAGAGTCCAAATTCCGCCACACGTCCCTCCGCCAGGACAAAGtccaggtgctggagctgccttACAAAGGGGATGATATCACGATGGTGCTGGTCCTGCCCAAAGCTGGGACACCGCTGGTGGAGGTGGAACGACACCTGACATCGGAGAAGCTGCAGGACTGGATAGACTCCATGACGGAGGTGTCTCTTTCTGTCTACCTCCCTCGTTTCCGTGTTGAGGACAGCTTCAGTGTCaaggagaagctgagaaaaATGGGTCTGGAAGATCTCTTCAGTCCAGAAAATGCCAGACTCCCAG gtaTCATTGCAGAGGGCCGTACAGACTTGTATGTGTCTGAGGCTTTCCATAAAGCCTTCCTCGAG GTGAATGAAGAAGGCAGCGAAGCATCAGCTGCTACAGCTGTCACCGTCTCTGGCCGTTCTTTCCCCATGAACAGAATAATCTTCAATGCCAACAGGCCCTTCCTCATTTTCATCCGGGAAGCTGCCCTCAACACTATTATCTTCATGGGCAGAATATCCGATCCTTGCTCCTAA